One window of Nicotiana tomentosiformis chromosome 11, ASM39032v3, whole genome shotgun sequence genomic DNA carries:
- the LOC104094370 gene encoding tetraspanin-3-like, translating into MRTSNHLIGLLNFFTFLASIPILGGGIWLSSRANNTDCLKFLQWPLIVIGVSIMVVSLAGFAGACYRNTFLMYLYLWAMFFIIAALIGFVIFAYAVTDKGSGRPVLNRVYLEYHLQDYSGWLEERVTSQSYWMKISSCIRDSHVCAKTRRTYNSIPESAEMFYLRKLSPVESGCCKPPTECGYVYQNETVWIPGGGLVGADPDCVNWNNDQGQLCYNCNSCKAGVLASIRKSWRKVSVINIVILIILVIMYMVAIAAFRHNKRIDNDEPYGETRMEKSQPSRIHF; encoded by the exons atgagaactagCAACCATTTAATAGGTTTACTAAACTTCTTCACTTTCTTGGCCTCAATCCCAATATTAGGTGGTGGAATATGGCTAAGCAGCAGAGCAAACAACACAGACTGCTTGAAATTCCTTCAATGGCCATTAATAGTAATTGGAGTTTCAATTATGGTTGTTTCTTTAGCTGGATTTGCTGGTGCTTGTTATAGAAACACTTTCCTTATGTACCTTTATCTATGGGCTATGTTCTTTATCATAGCTGCTTTGATTGGATTTGTCATCTTTGCTTATGCTGTCACTGATAAAGGGTCGGGTCGACCCGTCTTGAACCGGGTTTACTTGGAGTATCACTTGCAGGATTATTCGGGTTGGCTTGAGGAAAGGGTTACAAGTCAGAGTTATTGGATGAAGATCAGTTCTTGTATTAGAGATTCACATGTTTGTGCTAAGACAAGAAGGACTTACAATAGTATTCCTGAGAGTGCTGAGATGTTTTACCTCAGAAAACTTAGTCCTGTTGAG TCTGGTTGCTGCAAGCCTCCTACAGAATGTGGCTATGTTTATCAGAATGAGACAGTTTGGATTCCAGGAGGAGGGCTAGTTGGAGCTGATCCAGATTGTGTTAATTGGAACAATGATCAAGGGCAGCTTTGCTACAATTGTAACTCTTGCAAAGCTGGCGTACTGGCTAGCATTAGAAAGAGTTGGAGAAAGGTGTCTGTCAtcaatattgtgatattgatcatTCTCGTGATCATGTATATGGTCGCTATCGCTGCGTTTAGGCACAACAAACGGATCGATAACGATGAGCCTTACGGAGAAACTAGGATGGAGAAGTCTCAACCTAGCAGGATACACTTCTAA